Proteins co-encoded in one Flavivirga eckloniae genomic window:
- a CDS encoding putative quinol monooxygenase, with protein sequence MKTRPPFKLVILVLLLGFSIQLFSKTKNSIIMTHTQNETIGLLVTMKAKAGKAKAVKDFLLSGLPLVLQEPETVSWFAFQIDENTFGIYDTFEIEAGRQAHLKGEVAKALLANADSLLESFDVNVGIKPVNVIASNHKPGVQNKGLLVIMNAKAGNSEAVEHFLKAWQQLIDDEPKTLSWYAFKLDDTTYAIFDTFAEDSDRDAHLKGKVAAALMENAPVILKDFEATAIQKIDILASK encoded by the coding sequence ATGAAAACAAGACCTCCTTTTAAACTGGTAATCTTAGTATTGCTTCTAGGGTTTTCAATTCAATTATTTTCTAAAACCAAAAACAGTATTATTATGACACACACACAAAATGAAACCATTGGACTATTAGTAACCATGAAAGCCAAAGCAGGTAAAGCCAAAGCTGTTAAAGATTTTCTACTTAGTGGATTACCGCTAGTACTTCAAGAACCTGAAACGGTATCCTGGTTTGCTTTTCAGATAGATGAAAACACTTTTGGAATATATGACACCTTTGAAATAGAAGCTGGTAGACAAGCTCATTTAAAAGGTGAGGTTGCTAAAGCTTTATTAGCTAATGCTGATAGTCTACTTGAAAGCTTTGATGTAAACGTTGGCATTAAACCCGTTAATGTGATTGCCAGTAACCATAAGCCTGGTGTACAAAATAAAGGTTTATTGGTTATTATGAACGCTAAAGCAGGAAACTCTGAAGCCGTAGAACATTTTCTAAAGGCATGGCAACAACTGATAGACGATGAGCCTAAAACATTATCATGGTATGCTTTTAAATTAGATGATACAACATACGCTATATTTGACACTTTTGCCGAAGATTCTGATAGGGATGCACATTTAAAGGGTAAAGTAGCAGCTGCCCTTATGGAAAACGCTCCTGTTATTCTGAAAGATTTTGAAGCTACGGCTATTCAAAAGATAGATATTCTGGCTTCTAAATAA
- a CDS encoding PorP/SprF family type IX secretion system membrane protein, which yields MKKNRLYFFIAISIWCIQSYAQQDVTFTLYNYNMNIINPAYAGTGENMEFTSNYRSQWTGLDDAPKTWSFSLSSPMNDKVGLGLSVINSRVFVLKETDVFVDLSYRLQLKEKLDLFLGFKAGGAAVNIDLADIGLDNDPLFSENVSVFNPNIGIGAYLKGENYFINISVPALLKTRRYEKESGIVTQATDKMQFFMGAGYHFLLNGDVTFTPSFLTRVISEVPFSMDISGTFDLYNRVEFGLSYRLKESISSLVFFKMTNRIEIGYAYDSSITAISNYRRGNHEFILKFPILISGKQTQR from the coding sequence ATGAAAAAGAACAGGTTATATTTTTTTATAGCAATCTCGATATGGTGCATCCAGTCCTATGCACAGCAAGATGTAACATTTACACTATACAATTATAATATGAACATCATTAACCCGGCCTATGCAGGTACTGGTGAAAATATGGAATTCACCTCAAACTATAGATCACAATGGACGGGTTTAGATGACGCACCCAAAACCTGGAGTTTTTCATTGAGTAGCCCAATGAACGACAAGGTGGGGTTGGGCCTTTCAGTTATCAACAGTAGGGTGTTCGTACTCAAGGAAACCGATGTTTTTGTTGATTTATCTTATAGACTACAGTTAAAAGAAAAATTGGACCTATTTCTGGGCTTTAAGGCAGGTGGGGCTGCCGTTAACATAGACTTGGCAGATATTGGACTTGATAACGATCCGCTTTTTTCAGAAAATGTAAGTGTGTTCAATCCAAATATTGGAATAGGTGCCTATTTAAAGGGAGAAAACTATTTTATAAATATATCCGTACCAGCGCTTCTAAAAACAAGGAGATACGAAAAGGAATCGGGCATTGTAACACAAGCTACAGATAAAATGCAATTTTTTATGGGAGCGGGATATCATTTTCTTTTGAACGGGGATGTGACCTTTACGCCCTCTTTTTTAACACGGGTAATTAGCGAAGTGCCTTTCTCAATGGATATAAGCGGAACCTTCGACCTGTACAACAGGGTAGAATTTGGTCTGAGCTACAGGTTAAAAGAATCTATTAGCTCCCTGGTATTCTTTAAAATGACAAATAGAATTGAGATAGGCTATGCCTATGACAGCTCTATAACCGCAATAAGTAATTATAGAAGAGGAAATCACGAATTCATATTAAAGTTTCCAATACTAATCTCAGGAAAACAAACACAAAGATAA
- a CDS encoding LytR/AlgR family response regulator transcription factor — translation MKDRVAILTQKKSDCLSLLGDLRNSGVRRREVFFSWEDLWLSEQNKEYDFILIDYYFFDMFRGDMVCYHLFHQYKYKITFYSNISQKIETQKGKIEVDLYRMFFRPFVDFDKLIESNSNNCILTNSPDKMSGIDTLKKNEVRRKSKDAFFLKEGYSLIKFYLEEVLCLESDRNYITIYLSSGKHLIRETLQSIQEILPNNFLRVNRSVIINVDKIYKVVGNKIHIEGLSKFHPVIANKYKQDILEAIPLFNLKSSIHWNYLKENPSCHSK, via the coding sequence ATGAAAGATAGAGTAGCAATATTAACCCAAAAAAAGTCAGACTGTTTATCTCTATTAGGAGATTTAAGAAATAGTGGAGTACGCAGACGTGAAGTTTTTTTTTCCTGGGAAGATTTGTGGCTATCAGAACAGAATAAAGAATACGATTTTATACTAATTGATTATTACTTTTTTGACATGTTTAGAGGCGACATGGTATGTTATCATTTGTTTCATCAATATAAATATAAGATTACATTTTATAGTAATATATCACAAAAAATAGAGACCCAAAAAGGCAAAATAGAAGTCGATTTATATAGAATGTTTTTTCGCCCATTTGTAGATTTTGATAAGCTCATTGAAAGTAATAGTAATAATTGTATTCTAACGAATTCACCTGATAAGATGTCGGGAATAGACACATTAAAAAAAAATGAAGTAAGAAGGAAAAGTAAAGATGCTTTTTTTTTAAAGGAAGGCTATTCACTCATCAAATTTTATTTAGAAGAAGTGTTATGTCTGGAGAGCGACCGCAATTATATAACCATTTATTTAAGTAGTGGTAAACACTTAATAAGAGAAACACTACAGTCAATACAAGAAATTTTACCAAATAATTTTTTAAGGGTAAATAGATCGGTAATCATAAATGTAGATAAGATTTATAAAGTGGTAGGGAATAAGATACACATAGAGGGCTTAAGCAAGTTTCATCCGGTAATAGCAAATAAATACAAACAGGACATTTTAGAAGCCATTCCGCTGTTTAACCTAAAAAGCTCTATTCATTGGAATTATTTAAAAGAGAATCCTTCTTGTCATTCAAAATAA
- a CDS encoding WD40 repeat domain-containing protein, with product MPNYSVSLSGNGNIMAIGIHEATNNNTKSGRVRIYKSKSGVWSQVGHDIKGEAVGDYSGYSVSLSKDGTTVAIGAKHNHGRNGTNSGHVRVYKNNSGVWKQIGGDIDGEAEGDWSGYSVSLSGDGAIVAIGAVLNNGNGENSGHVRVYKNNSGVWTQVGADINGKAAKDYFGTSVSLSNNGSILAVGAHQGGVLTGYVSVYKNISGNWEQIGNDITGEPKDNFLGWNISLSSNGATVATAAYKDNKKGKRHAYVRMYQTKGGAWVQKGTDIDGKTTGYDVLGFNNISLGKDTITLLGAYDKDRGKHTPIINYVRVYKYNSSNIWKQINTDI from the coding sequence ATGCCTAATTATAGCGTGAGCTTGTCAGGCAATGGAAATATCATGGCTATAGGAATCCATGAAGCCACTAATAACAATACAAAATCGGGGCGCGTACGCATATATAAAAGCAAATCAGGAGTTTGGAGTCAAGTAGGGCATGATATCAAAGGAGAGGCAGTAGGAGATTACTCAGGCTATAGCGTAAGTCTGTCTAAAGATGGCACTACGGTGGCTATAGGCGCTAAGCATAACCATGGGCGTAACGGTACAAACTCAGGGCATGTACGTGTCTATAAAAATAATTCAGGAGTTTGGAAACAAATAGGAGGAGATATCGATGGAGAGGCAGAAGGAGATTGGTCAGGCTATAGTGTGAGTTTATCTGGCGATGGAGCTATAGTAGCTATAGGTGCAGTTCTTAACAACGGTAATGGTGAAAATTCAGGGCATGTACGTGTCTATAAAAATAATTCAGGAGTATGGACTCAGGTAGGAGCAGATATAAACGGTAAAGCAGCAAAAGATTATTTCGGGACAAGCGTAAGTTTATCTAATAATGGAAGTATTCTGGCAGTAGGAGCGCATCAAGGAGGCGTGCTAACAGGCTATGTAAGTGTGTATAAAAACATATCAGGAAACTGGGAGCAAATAGGAAACGATATTACAGGTGAACCAAAAGATAATTTTTTAGGATGGAATATCAGTTTGTCCAGTAATGGTGCTACTGTGGCTACAGCAGCATATAAGGATAATAAAAAAGGAAAAAGACATGCGTACGTCCGCATGTATCAAACCAAAGGAGGGGCTTGGGTTCAAAAAGGTACAGATATAGACGGTAAAACAACGGGCTATGACGTATTAGGCTTTAATAATATAAGCTTGGGTAAGGATACAATCACACTCCTGGGAGCTTACGATAAGGATAGAGGCAAGCATACACCAATTATAAACTATGTACGTGTGTATAAATATAACAGTTCAAATATATGGAAACAGATAAACACAGATATATAA
- a CDS encoding polyprenyl synthetase family protein, whose protein sequence is MEKLKAALERTKSKIDTTFKNIKFSDNNILESTNEAMYYMLNLGDGGKRIRPAIVLTIAEGFNGNQDQALEFAKAVEFIHTYTLIIDDIQDDDDIRRNAPTCHIKYDVNTAILAASRLFEEGLYPFHKYCENIELFRKLNNQLHKGQCADLNAESWEEDMLLLQHLQFIHSGKTSALIQMAILGGCISSKLSEQQTSKLLEYGYYLGLAFQAKDDILSKTETAQALGKSAGKQADKNKLTYPSLFGSVENAQIEADKLSEKAMSCLDKFEKENVAVLLELAKFTVQRKR, encoded by the coding sequence ATGGAAAAACTAAAAGCTGCCCTAGAAAGAACTAAATCAAAAATAGATACAACTTTTAAAAACATAAAATTTTCTGACAATAACATACTAGAATCTACAAATGAAGCCATGTACTATATGCTAAATTTGGGAGATGGCGGAAAAAGAATAAGACCAGCCATTGTTTTAACAATTGCAGAGGGATTTAATGGGAATCAAGACCAGGCGTTGGAATTTGCAAAAGCAGTAGAATTTATACATACATATACCCTAATTATAGATGATATCCAGGATGATGATGATATTAGAAGAAACGCACCAACATGCCATATAAAATATGATGTTAATACAGCAATCCTTGCCGCCTCAAGGCTCTTTGAAGAAGGATTGTATCCATTTCATAAATATTGCGAAAACATCGAACTTTTTCGAAAGCTAAACAATCAACTACATAAAGGCCAATGTGCCGATTTAAATGCTGAATCCTGGGAAGAAGACATGTTGTTGCTACAGCATTTACAGTTTATACACTCAGGAAAAACAAGTGCACTCATTCAAATGGCAATTTTAGGAGGATGTATTTCTAGCAAATTGTCAGAACAGCAAACAAGTAAATTATTAGAATACGGGTATTACTTAGGACTGGCATTTCAAGCAAAAGATGACATTTTAAGTAAAACTGAAACAGCTCAAGCATTAGGAAAATCAGCAGGAAAGCAGGCAGATAAAAACAAGCTAACATATCCTTCGCTTTTTGGTTCCGTTGAAAATGCTCAAATAGAAGCTGATAAATTATCTGAAAAAGCCATGTCTTGTTTAGATAAATTTGAAAAAGAAAATGTAGCTGTTTTATTAGAACTTGCAAAATTCACCGTTCAAAGGAAAAGATAA
- a CDS encoding HAD-IA family hydrolase, translated as MKELSTPEVAIRFTELLNTLDDYDTIIFDLGDVLLNWDSIHFTSETKGIDDVRKMLNHSIWQDLEKGLINRESALTMLSCELQTPYSKLKELLELSVASLKVNEPMLEVLKTLHKRNKKIYCLSNVDRESFSYLYTNFDYWKCFDGLYVSALLQLRKPQETIFQYIISSASINPKTAVLIDDKSENLQQAASFGISTVKYVKDNITYTRIEKENNRSLPDINHHVIKKKALGEAYLNGRLHNFPFCKSFVGNGVELMGSEDFSKEIFSTAVILHSYSSLPNDIIESMSYEILNHDGKNKLRWCFYKNEARPENFPDDLDTTSMVLSFLLNNNKLTREEVAPVVEQMIGNRNEDGIIQVYFDDNRPRIDAIVAINVLYLMHQIGYGEREALKETEIFVYDFLTTQKYLKGTRYYPAPDVFLFFLSRLVVDFPNAFQKFHKPLIEMLVLRINCSSFPLERALRVIALKKLGIVNRTDFLKLLDDQLEDGGWPMYGLFIAPRSNTYFGSRELSTAFALEAINLMSKRN; from the coding sequence ATGAAAGAGCTATCAACCCCGGAAGTAGCAATTCGTTTTACTGAATTATTAAACACTTTAGATGACTATGACACTATTATTTTCGATTTAGGCGATGTCCTCTTAAATTGGGACTCCATTCACTTTACATCAGAAACAAAAGGAATAGACGATGTTAGGAAGATGTTAAACCACTCAATTTGGCAAGATTTAGAAAAAGGTTTAATTAATAGAGAATCGGCACTTACAATGTTAAGTTGCGAATTACAAACACCTTATAGTAAGTTAAAAGAATTGCTAGAGTTAAGTGTGGCCAGCTTAAAAGTTAACGAGCCCATGTTGGAGGTACTTAAAACCTTGCATAAAAGAAATAAAAAAATATATTGTCTTTCAAATGTAGACCGGGAATCGTTCTCTTATTTATATACAAACTTTGATTATTGGAAGTGCTTTGATGGTTTATACGTATCCGCTTTGTTACAACTTAGAAAGCCACAAGAAACTATTTTTCAATACATAATTTCAAGTGCCTCCATAAACCCAAAAACGGCGGTTCTTATAGACGACAAATCCGAAAACCTACAGCAGGCGGCAAGCTTTGGAATAAGTACTGTAAAGTATGTAAAAGATAACATTACATATACGCGTATTGAAAAAGAAAACAATAGAAGCCTTCCAGATATAAACCATCATGTAATCAAAAAGAAGGCATTAGGGGAAGCCTATTTAAATGGTCGATTACATAATTTTCCTTTCTGCAAAAGTTTTGTGGGTAATGGGGTAGAGTTAATGGGGAGTGAAGATTTTTCCAAAGAAATATTTTCAACCGCAGTCATTTTACATTCCTATTCGTCGCTTCCCAATGATATTATAGAATCCATGTCCTATGAGATTCTTAATCATGATGGGAAAAATAAACTACGTTGGTGTTTTTATAAAAATGAAGCCAGACCAGAAAATTTCCCTGACGATTTGGATACCACATCAATGGTATTATCATTTCTATTAAATAATAACAAGCTCACTAGGGAAGAGGTAGCTCCTGTAGTGGAACAAATGATAGGTAACAGAAATGAAGATGGTATCATTCAGGTATATTTTGATGATAACAGACCTAGAATAGATGCCATTGTAGCCATAAATGTATTGTACTTAATGCATCAAATTGGATATGGAGAGCGAGAAGCACTAAAAGAAACAGAGATTTTCGTATACGACTTTTTAACTACTCAAAAATACCTCAAAGGTACACGATATTATCCTGCACCAGATGTGTTTTTGTTTTTCCTGTCCAGGCTAGTGGTCGATTTCCCTAATGCGTTTCAGAAATTTCATAAACCACTTATAGAAATGCTAGTATTGCGCATCAATTGTTCGTCATTTCCATTAGAACGCGCTTTAAGAGTTATAGCGTTAAAAAAGTTAGGAATTGTTAATAGGACCGACTTTTTAAAATTATTGGATGATCAATTGGAAGATGGCGGTTGGCCTATGTACGGGCTTTTTATAGCACCAAGGTCTAACACATATTTCGGAAGTAGGGAACTTAGCACAGCATTTGCTTTAGAAGCAATAAACTTAATGAGTAAACGTAATTAA
- a CDS encoding lipocalin family protein, translating into MIRIKTCKPLLFVLFALALFSCNSDDDANPEDSEEIIATKEKLVGNWKLVSSTIDNKSVSPSEFECLKKSIATFNQDGTYKLTFLKPGSSSTNLCSKTSTQSGTYTVIGLNSVTFFNFDSEIKLIDDTLQITSKITNGNEEQDQIDIFIRSDNTELEENPEEETDDLETDNDNGNEEANTFDGTEVIKNILGKWKIDSDQDCLQKNTMEFKSQSVFEFIQHKKTFNRRDLLNYNVSVSYPLPESIKAAVTKGNDMVVFDTSATCQFIKTSTLEYIVKDEKTIVLKNISGIKLLLQDNKTIKLIYTFTDSSVNEQVREFVYKKL; encoded by the coding sequence ATGATACGTATTAAAACTTGTAAACCATTATTATTTGTGCTTTTTGCTCTGGCACTTTTCTCGTGTAATTCTGATGATGATGCTAATCCGGAAGACAGTGAAGAAATAATAGCCACTAAAGAAAAATTAGTTGGAAATTGGAAATTGGTAAGCAGCACTATTGACAATAAAAGTGTTTCACCATCTGAATTTGAATGCTTAAAAAAATCAATAGCAACTTTTAATCAAGATGGTACTTATAAATTAACTTTTTTAAAACCAGGAAGTAGTTCTACAAACCTTTGTTCTAAAACAAGTACACAATCTGGAACCTATACGGTTATTGGTTTAAATAGTGTTACTTTTTTTAATTTTGATTCTGAAATCAAGTTGATTGATGATACCTTACAAATTACCTCCAAAATCACCAATGGTAATGAGGAACAAGATCAAATAGATATTTTTATTAGAAGTGACAATACGGAATTAGAGGAAAATCCGGAAGAAGAAACAGACGACCTGGAAACAGATAACGATAATGGTAATGAAGAAGCCAACACTTTTGATGGAACAGAAGTAATTAAAAACATATTAGGAAAGTGGAAAATCGACTCTGATCAAGATTGTCTTCAAAAAAACACAATGGAATTTAAATCTCAGAGTGTTTTTGAATTTATTCAGCATAAGAAAACCTTCAATCGTAGAGATTTGCTAAACTATAATGTAAGCGTAAGTTATCCTTTACCAGAAAGTATTAAGGCTGCAGTTACCAAAGGAAATGATATGGTTGTTTTTGATACCAGTGCAACATGTCAATTTATCAAAACGAGCACCTTGGAATATATAGTAAAAGACGAAAAAACCATAGTACTTAAAAACATCTCCGGAATAAAATTATTATTGCAAGATAACAAGACCATTAAGCTTATATACACATTTACAGATAGTAGTGTTAATGAACAAGTCAGAGAATTTGTTTACAAAAAGCTATAA
- a CDS encoding T9SS type A sorting domain-containing protein → MKKKLQNLCLTALTLFTALSFGQNQITFDFSSNTSINGTSVSQTVLNQGVSYQLTATHNFADADLWGDVSGENTTSGKPLFFAQVGSGSGSIQPEIWTVILTKDGQPCSFNLSNISFEKFCGLSTSFSFSNNLGETMVSTTIPSVGAAGSIPGSTTFAQNNIGIESFTIRTTTFQGTQCTDFGNIILTPAANTLSAEEVRVAELVSNVYPNPTADNVKLLFNNTVKKQIELFDLNGQLLISQISTNDEEIISLDNYNSGVYYLKVTNTEINQTVKIVKL, encoded by the coding sequence ATGAAAAAAAAATTACAAAATTTATGTTTAACAGCCCTTACTTTATTTACAGCGCTCTCTTTTGGTCAAAACCAAATCACTTTTGATTTTTCAAGCAATACAAGTATCAATGGAACGAGTGTAAGTCAGACCGTTTTAAACCAAGGTGTTAGCTATCAATTAACAGCAACCCACAACTTTGCAGATGCTGATTTATGGGGGGATGTTTCTGGTGAAAATACTACTTCAGGAAAACCATTGTTTTTCGCACAAGTAGGATCTGGTAGTGGGTCGATACAACCAGAGATTTGGACAGTAATATTGACCAAAGATGGCCAACCATGTTCTTTTAATTTATCTAATATTAGTTTTGAAAAGTTTTGCGGTTTATCAACTAGTTTTAGTTTCTCTAATAATTTAGGTGAGACGATGGTTTCTACTACTATTCCTTCGGTAGGAGCAGCAGGTTCTATTCCAGGTTCTACTACTTTTGCCCAGAACAATATTGGCATTGAAAGTTTTACTATAAGAACGACTACTTTTCAAGGAACACAATGTACCGACTTTGGTAATATTATATTAACACCTGCAGCAAACACTTTAAGTGCAGAAGAGGTTAGAGTAGCAGAGTTGGTGAGCAACGTGTATCCTAATCCCACAGCTGACAATGTTAAGTTGTTGTTTAATAATACTGTAAAAAAACAAATAGAATTATTTGATCTTAATGGGCAGTTATTAATTTCTCAAATATCCACAAATGATGAAGAAATTATAAGTTTAGATAATTATAACAGTGGTGTTTATTACTTGAAAGTTACAAATACTGAAATTAATCAAACTGTCAAAATAGTTAAATTATAA
- a CDS encoding helix-turn-helix domain-containing protein, producing the protein MAQIIINKQNDELAFRLEQFNNLNQFDHLQRKNYYSIILLHGANFNLKVDFSEYKLKANHMICLSPYQPFMISSDEACSGFLLNFHPDFFCTYRHQNEIETEGVLFGNFHGLPFFKLFEEKLFSNLIDQISREMDRDSIAQHEVLVAFLKVFLIESVRQKKKFDEDTVLKFTDRQSEVLQNLVDAIEGNYTKLHAPQEYADILCVSSKTLAGIVKKYLNQTLTSLITSRIIIEAKRELYLTSKPVKQIAAALGYDDEFYFSRFFKKKVGVSPDTYRKTVGFAKLEKLQVDLKKRSID; encoded by the coding sequence ATGGCACAAATCATTATCAATAAGCAAAACGATGAATTGGCATTTAGGTTGGAACAATTCAATAACTTAAATCAATTTGATCATTTACAGCGTAAAAATTATTATTCTATCATTCTATTACATGGTGCTAATTTTAATTTAAAAGTCGATTTTTCAGAATATAAGCTCAAAGCAAATCATATGATTTGCTTATCACCATATCAACCATTTATGATTAGCTCTGATGAAGCATGTTCGGGATTTTTATTAAATTTTCATCCCGATTTTTTCTGTACCTATAGACATCAAAATGAAATAGAAACAGAAGGTGTGCTTTTTGGCAATTTTCATGGCTTACCTTTTTTTAAGCTATTTGAAGAAAAATTATTCTCTAACCTCATAGATCAAATTTCTAGAGAAATGGATAGAGATTCTATAGCACAACATGAAGTGCTGGTTGCTTTTTTAAAAGTATTTCTAATTGAATCTGTGAGACAGAAAAAGAAATTTGATGAAGATACTGTGTTAAAATTTACCGATAGACAATCAGAAGTTTTGCAAAACCTTGTAGATGCTATTGAGGGGAATTACACTAAGCTACATGCACCGCAAGAATATGCAGATATACTATGTGTAAGTTCTAAAACCCTGGCAGGCATAGTAAAAAAATATTTAAACCAAACACTAACATCTTTAATAACCAGTAGAATTATTATAGAGGCAAAAAGAGAACTTTATTTAACGTCTAAACCAGTAAAACAGATAGCTGCAGCATTGGGCTATGATGATGAATTTTATTTTAGCCGATTCTTTAAAAAGAAAGTTGGGGTATCGCCCGATACTTATAGAAAAACGGTAGGCTTTGCCAAACTAGAAAAACTACAAGTGGATCTTAAAAAAAGGAGCATCGATTAA